One Amycolatopsis sp. NBC_00355 genomic window carries:
- a CDS encoding YceI family protein, giving the protein MIEIPPPGEYRLDAARCRVGVSGTHLFGMSTVAGEFPLRGGTVLVSDPVTASLVTAEIDATGLSTGDRLRDTELQSRRFLHGREHPLITFTEGHPRQDGSRWLLDGVVTVRGTAGRVRCAIDAVTLTPDGFTARAATVVDRFAFGLTYGKRMGGREFTLTLDVTALRT; this is encoded by the coding sequence ATGATCGAGATCCCGCCGCCCGGCGAGTACCGGCTGGACGCGGCGCGGTGCCGGGTCGGCGTCTCCGGCACGCACCTGTTCGGCATGTCGACCGTGGCCGGCGAGTTCCCGCTGCGCGGCGGCACGGTGCTCGTCAGCGACCCGGTGACGGCGTCGCTGGTGACGGCGGAGATCGACGCGACGGGCCTTTCGACCGGTGACCGGCTGCGCGACACCGAACTGCAGTCCCGCCGGTTCCTGCACGGCCGTGAGCACCCGCTGATCACCTTCACCGAGGGCCACCCGCGTCAGGACGGCTCGCGGTGGCTGCTGGACGGCGTCGTGACGGTCCGCGGGACGGCGGGCCGCGTCCGGTGCGCGATCGACGCGGTCACGCTGACTCCCGACGGCTTCACGGCCCGCGCGGCGACGGTGGTGGACCGCTTCGCGTTCGGTCTCACGTACGGCAAGCGGATGGGCGGGCGCGAGTTCACCCTCACGCTGGACGTCACCGCGCTGCGGACTTAG
- a CDS encoding VC0807 family protein — MGKSLVALLCDIAAPVGGYYLLRAFDVAPIWALTFSGLPPALRMLYLALRHRRVDGMGLFVLFIVGIGLVTSLLTGDARLQLIRSAWFSILIGVWMLASLWVGRRPTTYQATLALVPHRADTLEARWADTPSFRRVWRVLTVVWGVGGLLHSALSVMMAYTFPVDSVPGLDTVLSIASFVVLQVVTQVLLAREGTMNRMWARR, encoded by the coding sequence ATGGGGAAATCGCTCGTCGCGCTGCTCTGCGACATCGCCGCGCCGGTCGGCGGGTACTACCTGCTGCGGGCCTTCGACGTCGCGCCGATCTGGGCGCTGACGTTCAGCGGCCTGCCGCCGGCACTGCGGATGCTCTACCTGGCGCTGCGGCACCGGCGGGTCGACGGCATGGGCCTGTTCGTGCTGTTCATCGTCGGGATCGGGCTGGTGACGTCGCTGCTCACCGGCGACGCGCGGCTGCAGCTGATTCGGAGCGCGTGGTTCAGCATCCTGATCGGCGTCTGGATGCTCGCGAGCCTGTGGGTGGGCCGCCGTCCGACGACGTACCAGGCCACGCTGGCGCTGGTTCCCCACCGCGCCGACACGCTGGAGGCGCGCTGGGCGGACACGCCGTCGTTCCGGCGGGTCTGGCGGGTGCTGACGGTGGTCTGGGGTGTCGGCGGGCTCCTGCACAGCGCGCTGAGCGTGATGATGGCGTACACGTTCCCGGTGGACAGCGTGCCCGGGCTCGATACGGTGCTGTCGATCGCGAGTTTTGTGGTGCTCCAGGTGGTCACCCAGGTGCTGCTCGCGCGGGAGGGCACGATGAACCGGATGTGGGCGCGCCGATGA
- a CDS encoding VC0807 family protein: MTHTSSDRGGLTMLLRDVALPMALFYVLRSFDVDALWALLVSALPPAIRSGYVLVRHRRIDPLSAFVLAMLVVNGAVALISGDPRLLLVRSAWVGLLLGGLMLASLVVGRQPFLFRVICTLQPARAAELEAGWAADEGFRRQWRAVTLWWGVGGVLLGCAVVLMAFTLPVDVVPFLDTALTVGCLLLGVKLTRQRLTAGINRTVDA, from the coding sequence ATGACGCACACTTCGAGTGACCGCGGCGGGCTGACGATGCTCCTGCGCGACGTCGCTCTCCCGATGGCCCTGTTCTACGTCCTGCGCTCCTTCGACGTCGATGCGCTGTGGGCGCTGCTGGTCAGCGCGCTGCCGCCGGCGATCCGCTCCGGGTACGTCCTGGTGCGGCACCGCCGGATCGACCCGCTCAGCGCGTTCGTGCTGGCCATGCTCGTGGTCAACGGCGCGGTGGCGCTGATCTCCGGCGACCCGCGGCTGCTGCTGGTCCGCAGTGCCTGGGTCGGGCTGCTGCTGGGCGGGCTGATGCTGGCGAGCCTGGTCGTCGGCCGGCAGCCGTTCCTGTTCCGGGTGATCTGCACGCTCCAGCCGGCCCGTGCCGCCGAACTCGAAGCCGGGTGGGCCGCCGACGAGGGCTTCCGGCGGCAGTGGCGCGCGGTGACCCTCTGGTGGGGTGTGGGCGGCGTGCTGCTCGGCTGCGCCGTCGTGCTGATGGCGTTCACGCTGCCGGTCGACGTCGTGCCGTTCCTCGACACCGCGCTGACCGTCGGCTGCCTGCTGCTCGGCGTGAAGCTCACCCGGCAGCGGTTGACCGCCGGCATCAACCGGACGGTGGATGCGTAG
- a CDS encoding decaprenylphospho-beta-D-erythro-pentofuranosid-2-ulose 2-reductase, producing the protein MIDAVGNPQSLLLLGGTSDIALAIAEKYLAEKPLRVVLAARPSPRLDAAAQRLKDKGAEVATVDFDAKDLASHPGVLDKAFEGGDIDVAVVAFGLLGDAEELWQDHAKAVELATVNYSAAVSVGVALSEKLKVQGHGTVIALSSVAGERVRRSNFVYGSTKAGFDGFYLGLGEALAPHGVKVTVVRPGHVKTKMTEGMKDAPLAQTAEQVADIAVSAARAGKDLVWAPAPFRLVMSALRHVPRPIFRKLPI; encoded by the coding sequence GTGATCGACGCCGTTGGCAACCCCCAGTCCCTGCTGCTGCTCGGCGGCACGTCCGACATCGCGCTGGCGATCGCCGAGAAGTACCTCGCCGAGAAGCCGCTGCGGGTCGTGCTCGCGGCCCGCCCGTCGCCGCGGCTGGACGCGGCCGCGCAGCGCCTGAAGGACAAGGGCGCCGAGGTGGCGACCGTCGACTTCGACGCGAAGGACCTCGCGTCCCACCCGGGCGTGCTGGACAAGGCGTTCGAGGGCGGCGACATCGACGTCGCGGTCGTGGCGTTCGGCCTGCTCGGCGACGCCGAGGAGCTCTGGCAGGACCACGCGAAGGCCGTCGAGCTGGCGACTGTGAACTACTCGGCCGCGGTGTCGGTCGGTGTCGCGCTGTCGGAGAAGCTCAAGGTCCAGGGCCACGGCACGGTGATCGCGCTGTCGTCGGTGGCCGGTGAGCGCGTCCGGCGCTCCAACTTCGTCTACGGCTCGACCAAGGCCGGTTTCGACGGCTTCTACCTGGGCCTCGGCGAGGCGCTCGCGCCGCACGGTGTGAAGGTGACCGTCGTCCGCCCCGGGCACGTCAAGACGAAGATGACCGAGGGCATGAAGGACGCCCCGCTGGCGCAGACCGCCGAGCAGGTTGCCGACATCGCCGTGTCGGCCGCTCGCGCCGGCAAGGACCTGGTCTGGGCGCCGGCGCCGTTCCGGCTGGTGATGTCGGCGCTGCGGCACGTCCCGCGGCCGATCTTCCGCAAGCTCCCCATCTGA